A DNA window from Eretmochelys imbricata isolate rEreImb1 chromosome 3, rEreImb1.hap1, whole genome shotgun sequence contains the following coding sequences:
- the SLC30A10 gene encoding calcium/manganese antiporter SLC30A10: MGRYSGKTCRLIFMLVLTAGFFVAELVSGYLGNSIALVSDSFNMLSDLISLCVGIATGRIARRARRGPAATYGYGRAEAVGALSNAVFLTALCFTILVEAVLRLARPEPIDGPALVLIVGALGLAVNLVGLLIFQDWGSCCSRLQPRAATPEPVQVVPGPGREEAAVVECQEAAEAGDSLNTQKRPEEQTVQKKEKKSEALNIRGVLLHVMGDALGSVVVVVAAAIFYALPLDANTPCNWQCYIDPSLTIVMVVIILSSAFPLIKETATILLQMVPKGVNMQVLTERLTDVPGVSSLHEVHVWELAGGKNIATLHVKCQTTSDYQDASYKMREVFHEAGIHSVTIQPEYIDHKTSELICSSPCISKACASQLCCPQQEVELTHDNGYPEKNGLPATLHKDNSLNKNGVEIPIEHILAGDGIKNTDNCKKSDGKSYPHSTHF, encoded by the exons ATGGGGCGCTACTCGGGCAAGACCTGCCGCCTGATCTTCATGCTGGTGCTGACCGCCGGCTTCTTCGTGGCCGAGCTGGTCTCCGGCTACCTGGGCAACTCCATCGCGCTGGTGTCGGACTCGTTCAACATGCTCTCGGACCTCATCTCGCTGTGCGTGGGCATCGCCACCGGCCGCATCGCCCGCCGCGCCCGCCGGGGCCCCGCCGCCACCTACGGCTACGGCCGCGCCGAGGCGGTGGGGGCGCTGAGCAACGCCGTCTTCCTCACCGCCCTCTGCTTCACCATCCTGGTGGAGGCGGTGCTGCGCCTGGCCCGGCCCGAGCCCATCGACGGCCCCGCGCTGGTGCTCATCGTGGGGGCGCTGGGCCTGGCCGTCAACCTGGTGGGGCTGCTCATcttccaggactggggctcctgctgcagccgcCTGCAGCCCCGCGCCGCCACCCCAGAGCCGGTTCAGGTGGTGCCCGGCCCCGGGCGGGAGGAGGCGGCCGTGGTGGAGTGTCAGGAGGCTGCTGAAGCAG GTGATTCCCTGAACACTCAGAAAAGGCCTGAAGAGCAAACAGtacagaaaaaagagaaaaagtctGAAGCTTTGAACATCAGAG GTGTTCTTTTACATGTGATGGGAGATGCACTTGGATCTGTGGTTGTGGTAGTTGCTGCTGCAATATTCTATGCACTTCCCCTGGATGCCAATACCCCGTGTAACTGGCAGTGTTACATTGATCCAAGCCTGACAATAGTTATGGTGGTCATCATTTTATCCTCTGCCTTCCCCCTTATCAAAGAGACCGCAACCATTTTGCTGCAGATGGTTCCCAAAGGTGTTAATATGCAAGTACTGA CAGAAAGACTAACTGATGTGCCAGGGGTTAGCAGCCTTCATGAGGTGCATGTCTGGGAACTGGCAGGTGGGAAGAATATTGCTACCCTTCATGTCAAGTGCCAAACCACTTCTGATTACCAAGATGCCTCTTATAAAATGCGGGAGGTTTTCCACGAAGCAGGGATCCATTCTGTAACCATCCAACCAGAGTACATTGACCACAAGACCTCTGAGCTAATATGCAGCTCACCCTGTATCTCAAAAGCTTGTGCTTCTCAGCTGTGCTGCCCTCAGCAGGAAGTTGAACTTACTCATGATAATGGTTATCCTGAGAAAAATGGCCTTCCCGCAACACTGCATAAAGACaatagtttaaataaaaatggtgtTGAAATTCCTATTGAGCATATATTGGCAGGGGATGGAATAAAAAATACAGACAATTGTAAAAAATCAGATGGCAAATCATATCCACACAGTACACATTTTTGA